One Nicotiana sylvestris chromosome 12, ASM39365v2, whole genome shotgun sequence genomic window carries:
- the LOC104245520 gene encoding uncharacterized protein: MEQCLVESCSWMVRTHTPSSSGRDAGRGTTRGRGQVGVHQTKRQIAPQPQVGNMDAVARLLNVLEALVPTQGSDNSADPQSFLDGTLKALRALGCSSEKVVELAAYKLEDMANTCLMQQYARDFERLVQTPDMDVSTYNTKFCKLAIYAHHLVPTEEARVQRFVDGLSTLLERLKTKDVRSVQLVILCKKAKTGGAFSGGFSENRRAGNQGQQQQQSSQTETHMSSQSTYRPHYRHGNRGPSPSGHRNSGQIYATTPVCQTCGGSHLGHCRILTGECFRCVQLGHHLRDCPQPPRNFNQASIQSATPTQTTFNTSVATPVGESLLAEYMYRACQIRVEGRDTLADLIVLDMIDFDMLMGMDWLCSCYAIVDCHAKIAQRLLKKGCLGLLAIVNDTIKEIISIENVPVVREFSDVFPEDLLGLPPVQKIDFGIDLLPDTQPISIPPYRMAPTELRELKQQLQNLLDKGFIRPSISPWGAPVLFVKKKDGSLNVH, encoded by the exons atggagcaatgtttagtagagtcttgttcatgG atggttAGGACACACACACCCTCATCTTCTGGACGTGATGCTGGACGTGGTACTACTCGGGGTAGAGGTCAAGTTGGGGTTCATCAAACTAAAAGACAGATTGCTCCTCAACCTCAAGTTGGGAACATGG ATGCAGTGGCAAGGTTATTAAATGTGTTAGAGGCATTGGTGCCTACTCAAG GTTCTGATAATTCAGCAGATCCTCAAAGTTTCTTGGATGGGACACTTAAGGCATTACGTGCTCTTGGATGTTCTAGTGAGAAAGTCGTGGAGCTCGCAGCATACAAACTAGAGGATATGGCCAACACATG TCTGATGCAACAATATGCTAGAGACTTTGAGAGATTGGTTCAGACTCCAGATATGGATGTGTCAACATATAACACTAAGTTTTGTAAGCTGGCTATATATGctcatcacttagtgcctacCGAAGAAGCTCGAGttcagaggtttgttgatggattg TCGACCTTGCTAGAAAGATTGAAAACAAAGGACGTGAGGAGCGTGCAGCTAGTGATTTTATGTAAGAAGGCCAAGACAGGAGGGGCTTTCAGTGGTGGTTTTAGTGAAAATAGAAGAGCAGGAAATcagggacaacaacaacaacagagtTCTCAGACAGAGACACACATGTCTTCACAGTCCACATACAGACCACATTATAGACACGGTAATAGGGGACCATCACCTTCTGGACATCGTAATTCTGGGCAGATATATGCCACTACTCCAGTCTGCCAGACTTGTGGTGGATCACATTTGGGCCACTGTCGTATTCTAACTGGAGAGTGCTTTCGGTGTGTCCAGTTGGGACATCACTTGAGGGATTGCCCTCAGCCTCCGAGAAATTTCAACCAGGCTTCTATTCAGTCAGCTACACCGACTCAGACTACTTTTAATACTTCAG TTGCTACTCCTGTTGGAGAGTCCCTATTAGCTGAATACATGTATCGTGCTTGTCAGATTCGGGTTGAGGGTAGAGATACTTTAGCTGACCTTATTgtacttgatatgattgactttgacatgctgatgggaatggattggttatgtTCTTGCTATGCTATAGTCGATTGTCATGCAAAGATA GCTCAACGACTTCTGAAGAAAGGTTGCTTGGGTCTCTTAGCTATTGTAAATGACACAATAAAGGAAATAATTAGTATAGAAAATGTACCCGTAGTGAGagaattttctgatgtatttcctgaggaTTTACTAGGATTGCCTCCAGTACAAAAAatagactttggtattgatttgctaCCTGACACACAGCCCATATCGATACCCCCATATCGAATGGCACCAACAGAATTGAGGGAGCTAAAGCAACAGTTACAAAATTTAttagataagggttttattagacctagtatatcaccatggggtgcaccagtactgttcgtaaagaagaaagacggatccctaaatgtgcattga